The genomic region CTAGTCAAGGGGACATTAGTTTGGAGAAGATATGGAAGGATTAGAAATCAAATTTGAACTTGAAGAGGAGACATTAGTTCTTTGAAACCATCCAGTAATTTTTTTTAATCGCTTCGGTTTTGGCCCTGTATTCGACAGTTTACTCTTAACACCTATTGATTAAAAGACATGTTTATATTAGACAAACTCATAGTTCATTCAAAATCATTAGGCATGCTTTATACTTCATATAGAAAGACACAAAGTAAGAGAGACAAACCTGAGAGCGGAGAACCAGTGAAAATAATGGGATCCAACCAAGTTCTTACTTCATAGCTCTTCCGCTTTAGCTGCCATTCCTGCCAATACACCATTCAGTATTAGAGAAACAAAATATTGCCAATACACCATAAATCATAATTCCCCGCATCTATGATGCTTAGCTTCCAAAATCAATTACAGGACAACAACAAACTTAGAAATCGTAACCCTAACTCGATTCAACACTCTAAATTTCAACAAATCGTATTCATACACATCAAATTCCGAACAATTATAATAACAGTAAGTCAGTAACAACAAATCAACAATTCAATACACTCTTGAGTCTTGATTAAGGAGAAGCAGATCTATTAAAGTGAGAAAGAGGACTCACGGAGCCACATAGGGCTTAACAGAGGTAAATGGTGGAGCGACTGGAGGTCTGGAGCCGTTAGCCGTGGAGGACTGGAGGGCCTGGAGGCGGCGACTCGGCGAGAGTGCGAGACACTAGAGCGACTGGAGCCGTCAGCCGTGGAGGACTGGAGGGCCTGGAGGCGGCGCCGCGGCGACTGGGCGAGAGTGCGAGATTGCGAGTCGATGTGAGACACTGACAGTGAGAGGAAGAGAGAATGAGAGAAGAGAAGAGATGCTGAGAAGCCTGAGATCAGTGAGATGAGATGGCCAGATGGGCGTCGCCACTCGCCGGTCGCCGTCGACGGTCGACTAACAGAGAAAGAGAGAGATGAACTGATGAACTATCGAAGGATTTAGGAATTAGGATCAGCCGATTAGGGATTTAGGGTGGTATATCAAAAAAAAAAAAACACATTGGTTGGGCTTGGGTATATATCACACACAAAAAAAAATAGTATACATCTAGTTTTATTTTTTTTGGCCCAAAATTCTTGGTTGGGCTTGAGCCCTACCAGAGTATATGCTGCCCATAAGGGTTGGGTTTCAGGTTTTGTTTAGGGTTCTCAGTATTTTCACTAACCTTGCTGCTGCTACTGCTGCTGTTTTCTGCTCCTTTGAAAGGGGTAGAAACCCTATTAGGTATAGGAATCTGCCTTCCTCTCTCAACATTGGAATAAGTCATTTTTCCTTTCTCCATTAGCTCTGCCTTCAAGGCCAAATTCTGAGCCTCAGCAATGGTCCACACAGTTTGTAAACCAATTTTCTCTTGAATCGAAGGTCTCAATCCACTCAGATACCTTGCCACTTTTTGCGCCTCTGACTCTCCCAATTGATTGCGTTCTGCTAACCTCAAGAACTCATCCGTGTACTCGTCTACCGTTCTATTGCCTTGTACACAATCCATGTACATGCGATAGAGCAGTTGTTCGTAATCTGCTGGAAGAAATCTGTCCCTCAACATCTGCTGCATCCTCCGCCATGTTTGAATCGACTTCTTTCCCTGTCTTCGACGAGTTTGCTGCAATTTATCCCACCATACAGCAGCACTACTCTTCAGCCGGAAAGCGACCATCTTCACTCTCTTTGACTCCTGCACTTCCATCATGTCGAAGAATCTGTCAACTTCCACCAGCCAATCAAGGAATTCTTCAATTTTCAGATGTCTTGAGAAGGTTGGAATTTCAGCCTTCATCTTGTAATCAGATTGATTAATTTGATCGTCACCAGCAACTGACAACTCTTCCTCTGAATCTGATTCATCATTCTCCACAACACGTTCCACAACCCGTTGTTGTGGTTGCCTTCCATGATCCCGACGGTTGAGGTTATTGTTCTCATTGTTGTTGTTGTTGCTCAAGCCAAGCAACAGTTGTCGGATCTCTCCCATCTGAGCATTGAGACGTTCATTCTGAGCATTGAACTTTGCTCGGGTAATAGGAGCTTCGTCACCCATGAACCCAGGTTGATAACCACCAGGAAAAAAAATTCCTACTCTGATTACCAATTGATGCAGCAGAAATATAAACGTTGGAATCCACCAACGGCGACTTGAATCCACAAGTCTAGTTTTCTCGAATCCACGAGAGAATCTGGAATCCACCAGAGAATTGAGATAAACTGAAAGGTTTTTATTAATCAAAAGCTGACGACTATAACCGATAGAGGCTCCTTATATAGGAGCAAATAAACCCTAGGGCAACTAACATCAAAGCCTAAAAGCCCATGGATTAAAAGAAAACCAAATCCAAAACAAACTATTAAAAATAATTGCTGAAAACAAGTAAATCTGCATTTTGAAGGCTTAAACGGACTCGAAAAGCCGAAAAAGCCCATACGACATGGCAAAGCGACGAGTTTGTCTCGTTGGCCCGTTCCGCTTCCAGAAATGTATCATAATGGTCATTCGGACACCGAACGCCAAATCTGGAGCAAACCGGATTTGGACTTGTTTCGATCGATCTGTTCTTCAATCTCTAACGCCATCTGTTCTATATCACATAGTCCACAACTTAATTATCACAATACTTTTTGTAAACATGCTCATAGGAATCCAAGCAGCGATATACATATATAGTTGAAGATATGAAGAACTTATCTTTGAAGAAAGCTGCCGAGTCGGTGCACAATAGGTATCGTAGTGTGAACTTTCATGTTAGCATCATGTAGAGTAAAGTCATGCTGCATGGTGTTGTAAGTCAGCCCTACCGTAGTGTGCACAAAAGACTTTTTTTTTTTCTTTTTTTTTTTTCGGTTATTCCCCTATTTTTTCTCTCTTTGTTTCTTTCTGCTTTTTCTTTCTTCCCTAATTTACCTATATACTAAAGCTTGGTCTACTATTTATATCTTTATATCTACTGTTTATAAGTTGCTCGCTCGAAGTTGCTCACTCGACAGTTTATATATAAGCAAGCACAGGTGAAGGTTAATTAATAATGTGTTTTTATGTGATGACCACTTTATCCCTGTTGTGTTTAGAAAACCACAATATAAATATGTAGAGCAGATGTCGACAAATCCTAAATAAACTGTGAATGATCGAGAACGATCTGGACGCCCGATTAAGCACCGACCTTCTTCAAAACAAAGTGAAAAGTTTGCAAATTTTCTAACTGTGCATGATATACTAGAAGAGATTCTAGAAGAACCCAGACCGAAAAGAGAGTGAGAAAAACCCAGACAGAAGAGATGGTCTACAAACCCAGACAGAAGAGAAAGTGAGAGAGAAAAGAAGAGAGCAGAAGAAACAGGGCGGAAGAAAGTGAAAGAGAAAAGAGAGCAAACGCCCGATTCAGATCCAAGCAGCCAAACTCAGAGCAAAAATTTTGTATGTTTGTTCCCGGCAAATTTCGTTTTTTACTCCAGGTGCTCTTTCTTACTTTGGCATTTCAGGCTAATTCAATTAAGCAGAGAAAGACTATCGATTTCCTCTATCCAGTGTTTTCAGTATTATCCTTTATACTTCAACTTTAAGCTTTTCCGCGGCAAAAAGCTACATCTCCCAATCTCTGTGTTGGGTTTTTGTTTGAATTCGTTTTTCTTGATTTCGATTGCAGTGGTAGCAGGTTGTTCTGTGGTTCGTTTTCCAGTCCAGTACCCCTCAGTTTAAGGGAATTGGTGAACTAAAGAAGTTAGCTGAATTGGGCAAGAGTTTAAGGGAAGAAAATTTTGGATATCCTTGGTTGTTCTCACCTGCCTTTACTCATTTGGTATGTCTCATCTTTTTTTTTTCCCTCTGCATTTGTACTGTTGTGGGTTTGGTTTTGATTTTCTTTTCTGTTTGTTTTAATTTGATTAGGGTTTGGTACGTTCTACTGTATATGTGTTTTCAGATTGAGCTGGGACTCTACTATATATTGTGATTACTCAGATAGAGAGAGAGAGAGAGGNNNNNNNNNNNNNNNNNNNNNNNNNNNNNNNNNNNNNNNNNNNNNNNNNNNNNNNNNNNNNNNNNNNNNNNNNNNNNNNNNNNNNNNNNNNNNNNNNNNNNNNNNNNNNNNNNNNNNNNNNNNNNNNNNNNNNNNNNNNNNNNNNNNNNNNNNNNNNNNNNNNNNNNNNNNNNNNNNNNNNNNNNNNNNNNNNNNNNNNNNNNNNNNNNNNNNNNNNNNNNNNNNNNNNNNNNNNNNNNNNNNNNNNNNNNNNNNNNNNNNNNNNNNNNNNNNNNNNNNNNNNNNNNNNNNNNNNNNNNNNNNNNNNNNNNNNNNNNNNNNNNNNNNNNNNNNNNNNNNNNNNNNNNNNNNNNNNNNNNNNNNNNNNNNNNNNNNNNNNNNNNNNNNNNNNNNNNNNNNNNNNNNNNNNNNNNNNNNNNNNNNNNNNNNNNNNNNNNNNNNNNNNNNNNNNNNNNNNNNNNNNNNNNNNNNNNNNNNNNNNNNNNNNNNNNNNNNNNNNNNNNNNNNNNNNNNNNNNNNNNNNNNNNNNNNNNNNNNNNNNNNNNNNNNNNNNNNNNNNNNNNNNNNNNNNNNNNNNNNNNNNNNNNNNNNNNNNNNNNNNNNNNNNNNNNNNNNNNNNNNNNNNNNNNNNNNNNNNNNNNNNNNNNNNNNNNNNNNNNNNNNNNNNNNNNNNNNNNNNNNNNNNNNNNNNNNNNNNNNNNNNNNNNNNNNNNNNNNNNNNNNNNNNNNNNNNNNNNNNNNNNNNNNNNNNNNNNNNNNNNNNNNNNNNNNNNNNNNNNNNNNNNNNNNNNNNNNNNNNNNNNNNNNNNNNNNNNNNNNNNNNNNNNNNNNNNNNNNNNNNNNNNNNNNNNNNNNNNNNNNNNNNNNNNNNNNNNNNNNNNNNNNNNNNNNNNNNNNNNNNNNNNNNNNNNNNNNNNNNNNNNNNNNNNNNNNNNNNNNNNNNNNNNNNNNNNNNNNNNNNNNNNNNNNNNNNNNNNNNNNNNNNNNNNNNNNNNNNNNNNNNNNNNNNNNNNNNNNNNNNNNNNNNNNNNNNNNNNNNNNNNNNNNNNNNNNNNNNNNNNNNNNNNNNNNNNNNNNNNNNNNNNNNNNNNNNNNNNNNNNNNNNNNNNNNNNNNNNNNNNNNNNNNNNNNNNNNNNNNNNNNNNNNNNNNNNNNNNNNNNNNNNNNNNNNNNNNNNNNNNNNNNNNNNNNNNNNNNNNNNNNNNNNNNNNNNNNNNNNNNNNNNNNNNNNNNNNNNNNNNNNNNNNNNNNNNNNNNNNNNNNNNNNNNNNNNNNNNNNNNNNNNNNNNNNNNNNNNNNNNNNNNNNNNNNNNNNNNNNNNNNNNNNNNNNNNNNNNNNNNNNNNNNNNNNNNNNNNNNNNNNNNNNNNNNNNNNNNNNNNNNNNNNNNNNNNNNNNNNNNNNNNNNNNNNNNNNNNNNNNNNNNNNNNNNNNNNNNNNNNNNNNNNNNNNNNNNNNNNNNNNNTTTGGATTCAAGTGTATGACTATCTCAATTTACCAGAATCGTCTCGACAGTTTGCCCAGCTTCTTTACCAGATTCTTTTCCCTTTTCTCCACAGCTCTCTCTTGAAGCTTTCAAAGTCATCTTTCAAAAAAATTTGCCGCACTAAAGACTGATCTCTTTCAGTATTTGATCAAGATCTATAGCAAGCACTTGGTAAGTTTTATAGCAGCCAACATCTATTCACCAATCTATCTATGAATATTGATGTACTAAGTTTTTGTCATCAATGGATGCGGACCTACTATGATGTCGATCTACCAAGTTTTTGTCATGAATTTCCTTTGTTTATTCAGTCAATCATTGAACTTTTGATTGGGTTTTGTGGTTTCCCTATATTTGAGCTAATTTGGTTATTATATTGATTTGGGTATGATTGCAGTTTCTAGCAGAAATGTTGATCTGTATATAATATAAATCTTCTAAAGTTGTGTGTTGAATTTTGCATCAAATCTTATCAGTAGTTAGTTTTGTGAAAGTTTCTGTCCATCCCCTATTTTAGGTCTCCAAGTAACAACATCAACAATCTCAGAAAACAGAGAGACACAGGTAAAAAAACTCAAAACTGTGTGAGAATTGAATCACTCTACTTTCTCCTTATCTGAGTAAGACAGAGTACGGTTGGTCTGGGCTTTGTTGGATTTGAAACGTTCAGGCAGAAGAAATATAGATAGAGGGACTGTGTTTGATTATTAAAGAGGAACATAGTTAACTTTTTCCTCATCTTTGGTTTGTTTTAAGTTAAGCAGTGAGTCGAATTTTGCAATTTTTTTTTCCTCTCTCTTATACTTCAGCAGTACGGGAAGGTGTGGAGTTTGTTGGATTTGAAACATTCAAGCAGAAAAATATAGAGAGAGGAAGATACTGACAAGTCATAGTGAGTTGAGGGAAAACAAAGGATAGAGGTTTTAGAGGTAGGTGAGTAGAATGTTGTTGGCTACTCTGCTTTGAGGTTCTGTGTTCTTTTCCTGGGAACTTGGATTGGTGAAAAGAAAAATCCAAACGGACTCTCCTACTCAATGATCCATTTCTTCCCAATAAAGATTTCTCTTTTCTTCCCAATAAACCTTGGTTTTATTGTTCTTTTATACCTATCTACATGTTTTCGCATATAAGCTTTATAGCTTAAACAACAAGTTAGATTCTTACTTTGGATAAGTAGTGTTGTTCCTTATGTATAACATACAATGTATTCAAATTCTATGAAGTACATATCAAAAACTTTTCCATCAATCAACTGAACCATTGCCATTTCATAAATGTATATATACACCGCGCCAAGGCGCGGGTATCTTCCTAGTGTAAGAACAGAAGACCATAACAGATCACAGATATAAAAATAAGGCGAATAGCCTCCAAGTATTGCAGAATAAGTATGGAGGTTCTTATCCTTATACAAACATATGAAGAAGATAAGGTTGATTTCCATGATCTGGGTTGTCATCATATTAACAAGACCAAATACACCTCAAGCTACATGATTAGACA from Fragaria vesca subsp. vesca linkage group LG3, FraVesHawaii_1.0, whole genome shotgun sequence harbors:
- the LOC101297714 gene encoding uncharacterized protein LOC101297714, whose product is MIENDLDARLSTDLLQNKVKKKPRQKRWSTNPDRRESEREKKRAEETGRKKVKEKREQTPDSDPSSQTQSKNFVCLFPANFVFYSSGSRLFCGSFSSPVPLSLRELVN